One window of the Cyanobium sp. AMD-g genome contains the following:
- a CDS encoding DUF3318 domain-containing protein: protein MSELQRLKGLLPPEMQSWVFVEAAASVDPPLVTIEEIGRDEVEIQVDLEKWDGLALDHRNLLFWHEVGRIQNDAIPRDGWEMAALAIGLGGAIGELWVQDGLLLVMALGLSGFAGYRLYLKNNSEKRLQDAILADERAIDLACRFGYSLPNAYKSLGGALKELVEQTRKKRRRTFYEDRLEALRKSAGKARAEMAQQQGSRQSVTSENVYG from the coding sequence ATGAGCGAACTCCAGCGCCTGAAGGGGTTGCTGCCCCCTGAGATGCAGAGCTGGGTGTTCGTGGAAGCGGCCGCCTCCGTCGATCCGCCCCTGGTGACGATCGAAGAGATCGGCCGTGACGAAGTGGAGATCCAGGTGGATCTCGAGAAATGGGATGGTCTGGCCCTCGACCACCGCAACCTGCTGTTCTGGCACGAGGTGGGCCGCATCCAGAACGATGCGATCCCCCGGGATGGCTGGGAGATGGCGGCGCTGGCCATCGGTCTGGGGGGCGCCATCGGCGAACTCTGGGTGCAGGACGGACTGCTGCTGGTGATGGCCCTCGGCCTGTCGGGCTTCGCCGGCTACCGCCTTTACCTCAAGAACAATTCAGAAAAGCGTCTTCAGGACGCGATCCTGGCCGACGAGCGGGCCATCGACCTGGCCTGCCGCTTCGGCTACAGCCTGCCCAATGCCTACAAGAGCCTCGGGGGAGCCCTCAAGGAGCTGGTCGAGCAGACCCGCAAGAAGCGGCGCCGCACCTTCTACGAAGACCGCCTCGAGGCCCTGCGCAAGAGTGCCGGTAAGGCCCGTGCCGAAATGGCCCAGCAACAGGGCTCCCGCCAGTCGGTCACCAGTGAGAACGTCTATGGATAG
- a CDS encoding CGLD27 family protein → MAAGIPSLPSQDAPCPVPPAQRPLQEYDQLSRSWFFRWPAAGPTGLWRPLGLTWLLSFPLALLVAGGSIPLRHDPPRLVIAAGAAAVLLPLFLLLRQWLGWTYVQKRLVSERVEYEESGWYDGQVWEKPITWRQQDLLVARHQVQPVLARLRQAIAVAIALMLVGTGLCQAL, encoded by the coding sequence ATGGCCGCCGGCATTCCCAGCCTGCCCAGCCAGGACGCTCCCTGTCCGGTGCCCCCGGCCCAGCGCCCCCTGCAGGAATACGACCAGCTGAGCCGCTCCTGGTTCTTTCGCTGGCCCGCCGCCGGCCCCACCGGCCTCTGGCGCCCCCTCGGACTCACCTGGTTGTTGTCATTCCCCCTGGCACTGCTGGTGGCGGGGGGCAGCATCCCCCTGCGCCACGATCCTCCCCGGCTGGTGATCGCCGCTGGGGCCGCCGCCGTTCTGTTGCCGCTGTTCCTGCTGCTGCGCCAATGGCTCGGCTGGACCTACGTGCAGAAGCGACTGGTCTCGGAGCGGGTGGAGTACGAGGAGTCGGGCTGGTACGACGGCCAGGTGTGGGAAAAGCCGATCACCTGGCGCCAGCAGGATCTGCTGGTGGCCCGCCACCAGGTGCAGCCGGTGCTGGCCCGACTGCGTCAGGCCATCGCCGTCGCCATCGCCCTGATGCTGGTCGGGACGGGGCTCTGCCAGGCTCTCTGA
- the rsfS gene encoding ribosome silencing factor, which yields MDSRDLALLAAEACDDRKAVDIRLIRVDEVSSLADFFVICSGLSDVQVRAIARSVEDRLETDAARLPLRREGQSEGRWVLLDYGELIVHVLTPQERSYYDLEAFWGHGEQERFVGTPIEVSGGSQVGG from the coding sequence ATGGATAGTCGCGACTTAGCCCTGCTCGCCGCCGAGGCCTGCGACGACCGCAAGGCCGTCGACATCCGCCTGATCCGGGTGGATGAGGTGTCGTCCCTGGCCGACTTCTTCGTGATCTGCAGCGGCCTCAGCGACGTGCAGGTGCGGGCCATCGCCCGCTCGGTGGAAGACCGGCTCGAAACCGATGCGGCCCGCCTGCCGCTGCGGCGCGAAGGCCAGAGCGAAGGCCGCTGGGTGCTGCTCGACTACGGCGAACTCATTGTTCACGTGCTGACCCCGCAGGAACGCAGCTACTACGACCTTGAAGCCTTCTGGGGCCACGGCGAACAGGAGCGCTTCGTCGGCACACCGATTGAGGTGAGCGGCGGCAGCCAGGTCGGCGGCTGA
- a CDS encoding asparaginase, which translates to MTLSSSFAGPGRPGIPPLEVRLLRNGIVESRHRVHAVVCDQRGRVLMRAGDPQQLSFVRSALKPFQATVFVGSGAADRMGAGERGLAIACASHAGTAQQAREAFKLLWGAELDTEDLQCPTPAGGSSPLQHNCSGKHAAFLAACRQMHWPLESYLQSDHPLQQAVIKRVGELLGLPGAELISARDDCGAPTLQLQLAQMALLFAHLGGGEQADLERLSRAMLAHPELIAGEGEFDTEVMRLGHGQVLSKGGAEGIQCLSRVGEGMGVAIKVDDGARRAKQAVALHLLEQLEWLTPTTLVELRQRYLAPADHLRLEVIGELRFDGARP; encoded by the coding sequence ATGACCCTGTCCTCCAGCTTCGCCGGCCCGGGCCGCCCCGGCATTCCGCCCCTGGAGGTCCGCCTGCTGCGCAACGGCATCGTCGAATCGCGGCACCGGGTGCATGCCGTGGTCTGCGACCAGCGGGGCCGGGTGCTGATGCGCGCCGGCGACCCCCAGCAGCTGAGCTTCGTGCGCTCGGCCCTCAAGCCCTTCCAGGCCACCGTCTTCGTGGGCAGCGGTGCCGCCGATCGGATGGGGGCCGGCGAGCGGGGCCTGGCGATCGCCTGCGCCTCCCATGCCGGCACCGCCCAGCAAGCCCGGGAGGCGTTCAAGCTGCTCTGGGGGGCCGAGCTCGACACCGAGGATCTCCAGTGCCCGACCCCCGCCGGGGGCAGCAGCCCGCTGCAGCACAACTGCTCCGGCAAGCACGCGGCCTTCCTGGCCGCCTGCCGGCAGATGCACTGGCCCCTTGAGAGCTATCTGCAGAGCGACCATCCCCTGCAGCAGGCGGTGATCAAGCGGGTCGGGGAACTGCTGGGGCTGCCGGGCGCGGAGCTGATCAGCGCCCGGGACGACTGCGGCGCCCCGACCCTGCAGTTGCAGCTGGCCCAGATGGCCCTGTTGTTTGCCCATCTCGGTGGCGGGGAGCAGGCCGACCTGGAGCGGCTCAGCCGGGCGATGCTGGCCCACCCCGAACTGATCGCCGGCGAAGGGGAGTTCGACACCGAAGTGATGCGCCTGGGCCACGGCCAGGTGCTCAGCAAAGGAGGGGCGGAGGGCATCCAGTGCCTGAGCCGGGTGGGAGAAGGCATGGGGGTGGCCATCAAGGTCGACGATGGCGCCCGTCGGGCCAAGCAGGCGGTGGCCCTGCACCTGCTCGAACAGCTCGAGTGGCTCACCCCCACCACCCTGGTGGAGCTGCGCCAGCGCTACCTCGCCCCCGCCGACCACCTGCGCCTGGAGGTGATCGGCGAGCTCCGTTTCGACGGTGCCCGCCCCTGA